One Chordicoccus furentiruminis DNA window includes the following coding sequences:
- a CDS encoding KH domain-containing protein codes for MKELVEVLAKALVDHPEEVNVTERRENGETVLELRVAPSDMGKVIGRQGRIARAIRSVVKAASTKTDERVIVDIVQ; via the coding sequence ATGAAAGAGCTAGTCGAAGTGCTGGCAAAGGCCCTGGTTGATCACCCCGAGGAGGTAAACGTCACCGAACGCAGGGAGAACGGCGAGACCGTCCTTGAGCTCCGTGTGGCTCCCTCCGATATGGGAAAGGTGATCGGCCGTCAGGGCCGGATCGCCAGAGCGATCCGTTCCGTCGTCAAAGCCGCGTCCACGAAGACCGATGAGCGGGTCATCGTGGACATCGTTCAGTAA
- the rimM gene encoding ribosome maturation factor RimM (Essential for efficient processing of 16S rRNA): MSGSSWTSFSNMLTELEIGVVISTHGLKGEVNVFPLTDEAGRFRDLKTVLLRTPEGDRELTVSAVRFFKGRPILRFREITSIEEAEKLRRMTLLVKRDQAVPLKENEFFIGDLIGSDVFLEDGSRYGTLTDVLRTGANDVYAIDTGEGNLVYLPAIRDCVLSIAPEEKRITVRPMKEI; encoded by the coding sequence ATGAGCGGGTCATCGTGGACATCGTTCAGTAATATGCTGACCGAGCTGGAGATCGGTGTCGTCATCTCGACACACGGGCTGAAGGGCGAAGTGAATGTCTTTCCTCTGACGGATGAGGCCGGGCGGTTCCGTGATCTGAAGACCGTGCTGCTCCGCACGCCGGAAGGGGACCGGGAACTGACCGTTTCGGCCGTCCGCTTTTTCAAGGGACGGCCGATCCTTCGGTTCCGCGAAATCACGTCGATCGAGGAGGCGGAGAAGCTGCGGCGGATGACGCTGCTCGTGAAGCGGGACCAGGCGGTTCCGCTAAAGGAAAACGAGTTTTTTATCGGAGACCTCATCGGCTCTGATGTGTTTCTGGAGGACGGGAGCCGCTACGGAACGCTGACTGACGTTCTCCGGACCGGAGCCAACGACGTCTACGCCATCGACACCGGAGAAGGAAATCTCGTCTATCTTCCGGCGATCCGGGACTGCGTGCTCAGTATAGCCCCGGAGGAAAAGCGGATCACCGTACGTCCCATGAAAGAGATCTGA
- the trmD gene encoding tRNA (guanosine(37)-N1)-methyltransferase TrmD: MDYYVLTLFPDMVGEGLRTSIIGRALEEGILSLTTVNIRDYTTSRHGKTDDYPYGGGAGMVMQAQPIYDAYRSVRDRLDYDPRVVYLTPQGRVFNQEMAREFALSPGIVFLCGHYEGVDERVLEEIVTDEVSIGDFVLTGGELPAMCMIDAISRQIPGVLHNGESAEDDSFGDGLLEFPQYSRPEVWNGRAVPSILLSGDHAKVDAWRREQSLIRTAERRPDLLEKAAVSPKERAMLNAYFQKKSS, from the coding sequence TTGGACTACTATGTACTGACTCTCTTTCCCGACATGGTCGGGGAAGGGCTCCGAACCAGTATCATCGGACGGGCACTCGAGGAGGGGATCCTTTCTCTTACGACAGTGAACATCCGGGATTATACGACAAGCCGCCACGGCAAAACGGATGATTATCCCTACGGCGGAGGCGCCGGGATGGTTATGCAGGCGCAGCCGATCTATGATGCCTACCGCTCGGTCCGGGACCGGCTGGACTATGACCCCAGAGTGGTCTACCTGACTCCGCAGGGACGCGTGTTCAACCAGGAGATGGCCCGGGAGTTCGCGCTGTCTCCCGGCATTGTCTTTCTGTGCGGCCACTACGAGGGCGTCGATGAACGGGTACTCGAGGAAATCGTTACCGACGAGGTGTCAATCGGGGATTTTGTTCTGACCGGAGGCGAGCTGCCCGCAATGTGCATGATCGACGCGATCTCGCGGCAGATTCCCGGGGTGCTTCACAACGGGGAATCTGCCGAGGATGATTCCTTCGGCGACGGGCTGCTGGAATTTCCGCAGTATTCCCGTCCCGAAGTCTGGAACGGCCGGGCTGTGCCGTCCATTCTTCTTTCGGGCGATCACGCGAAGGTCGATGCGTGGAGAAGAGAGCAGTCGCTGATCCGCACAGCGGAACGCAGGCCGGATCTGCTGGAGAAGGCGGCGGTCAGCCCGAAGGAACGGGCGATGCTGAATGCGTATTTCCAGAAAAAAAGCAGCTGA
- the rplS gene encoding 50S ribosomal protein L19, which produces MNEIIKKIEDAQLKESVPEFHVGDTVRVHGKIKEGNRERIQIFEGVVLKRQGGGNRETFTVRKTSGGIGVEKTWPLHSPNVEDIEVVRRGKVRRAKLNYLRERSGKSAKVREIIK; this is translated from the coding sequence ATGAATGAGATCATCAAGAAGATTGAGGACGCTCAGCTGAAGGAGAGCGTTCCGGAGTTTCACGTCGGCGACACGGTTCGCGTCCACGGCAAGATCAAGGAAGGCAACCGTGAGCGTATCCAGATTTTCGAGGGCGTCGTTCTGAAGAGACAGGGCGGCGGAAACCGTGAGACCTTCACGGTCCGCAAGACGTCCGGCGGCATCGGCGTGGAGAAGACATGGCCGCTTCATTCTCCCAACGTGGAGGATATCGAGGTCGTCCGTCGGGGCAAGGTCAGAAGAGCGAAGCTCAACTACCTGAGAGAACGCTCCGGAAAGAGCGCGAAGGTCCGCGAGATCATCAAATAA
- the lepB gene encoding signal peptidase I, with protein sequence MAKSVESQNLRSRIRRDRRRRTARGVFRLILVLALAALTSYLFFSSVIVQESSMSPTLENGDRVFINRLAYAVTGVRRGDVIAYRSRSSIDTGIHIKRVIGLPGETVQIRDGLILINGSTYIESKDFPNITNAGLAAEGVTLGSDEYFVLGDNRNNSEDSRFADVGNIGRETILGKVWFRPQPLRSVGFVR encoded by the coding sequence ATGGCCAAATCCGTTGAATCCCAGAATCTACGATCCCGAATCCGTCGTGACAGACGCAGACGGACCGCGCGAGGCGTTTTCCGTCTGATCCTGGTCCTCGCGCTGGCCGCTCTGACGTCCTACCTCTTCTTCAGCTCTGTGATCGTGCAGGAGAGCTCGATGAGCCCGACACTGGAAAACGGGGACCGAGTCTTCATCAACCGCCTTGCCTATGCCGTCACCGGCGTCCGCAGAGGCGATGTGATCGCCTACCGCAGCCGCTCCAGCATCGATACTGGCATCCATATCAAGCGGGTCATCGGCCTTCCGGGCGAAACCGTCCAGATCCGTGACGGTCTGATTCTGATCAACGGATCGACCTATATCGAATCAAAGGATTTCCCGAACATCACCAATGCAGGACTGGCCGCCGAAGGCGTGACGCTGGGCAGCGACGAATATTTCGTGCTCGGCGACAACCGGAACAACAGCGAGGACAGCCGTTTCGCCGATGTCGGCAATATCGGGCGGGAGACGATTCTCGGAAAGGTGTGGTTCAGGCCGCAGCCTTTGCGTTCGGTTGGATTCGTCCGGTGA
- the ylqF gene encoding ribosome biogenesis GTPase YlqF, which produces MSYQWYPGHMTKTLRQIEEQLRLIDLVVEVVDARIPASSRNPEVDRIAKNKVRMILLGKADLADEEETARWIRWYRSRGWHPYPCDLRKASSVRSLGGAMTAACHEKAERDRKKGMKPRPIRAMVMGIPNAGKSTLINSLSGSSSLRTGNRPGVTKGRQWISVGRSIQLMDTPGLLWPKFEDETAGRHIAFIGSMPDTILDTTELACELLAELTGAEPWRNLLTERYGIDTAPYLTGGPGGHPDTAGLLTAIGERRGALRRGGAVDLEKASSILLDDFRSGRIGRITLEAAPDTKKSDDTGPGAEAGGEPEKEGEE; this is translated from the coding sequence ATGAGCTATCAGTGGTATCCGGGACATATGACAAAGACGCTCCGTCAGATCGAAGAACAGCTGCGGCTGATCGATCTGGTCGTGGAAGTCGTTGACGCGCGTATTCCCGCATCAAGCCGAAACCCGGAGGTGGACCGCATCGCGAAAAACAAAGTCAGGATGATTCTGCTCGGAAAGGCGGATCTGGCGGACGAGGAAGAGACAGCCCGCTGGATTCGCTGGTATCGCAGCCGCGGATGGCATCCGTACCCATGTGACCTTCGGAAAGCCTCATCTGTACGCAGTCTTGGCGGCGCCATGACGGCCGCCTGCCACGAAAAGGCGGAGCGGGACAGAAAGAAGGGCATGAAGCCCCGCCCGATCCGGGCGATGGTCATGGGGATACCCAATGCGGGAAAATCCACTCTGATCAACTCTCTCTCGGGCTCTTCGTCTCTCCGCACCGGAAACCGTCCGGGCGTGACGAAGGGGCGCCAGTGGATCAGTGTCGGGCGCAGCATCCAGCTGATGGATACGCCGGGGCTGCTCTGGCCCAAATTCGAGGATGAGACAGCCGGACGCCATATCGCGTTTATCGGGTCGATGCCGGATACGATTCTGGACACCACGGAACTCGCCTGTGAGCTGCTGGCTGAGCTCACCGGAGCGGAACCGTGGAGGAATCTGCTCACGGAACGCTACGGCATCGACACCGCCCCTTATCTCACCGGAGGTCCCGGCGGACATCCCGACACGGCCGGGCTGCTGACCGCCATCGGAGAGCGGCGGGGCGCGCTGCGGCGGGGCGGCGCGGTGGATCTTGAGAAGGCTTCCTCGATTCTGCTCGATGATTTCCGTTCCGGACGAATCGGCCGGATCACGCTGGAGGCGGCTCCCGACACGAAGAAATCCGATGATACGGGACCGGGCGCGGAGGCCGGCGGGGAACCGGAAAAGGAGGGAGAGGAATGA
- a CDS encoding ribonuclease HII, with amino-acid sequence MSGTASLRRQAEREERARQRLEKEKARTEAMSVYERRFADRGLIAGIDEVGRGPLAGPVCACALILPTDHPVLYLNDSKKLTAKKRDELYDVLKREAVSIGIGYESPEIIDEINILQATYSAMRSALAALSPGPDFLLIDAVSIPGVSVPSRSIVHGDALSVSIAAASIVAKVSRDRLMEEYDRLYPEYGFARNKGYGTAEHMAALRKYGPCPIHRKSFITHLLNG; translated from the coding sequence ATGAGCGGAACCGCATCGCTCCGCCGTCAGGCGGAACGAGAGGAACGGGCGCGTCAGAGGCTTGAAAAAGAGAAGGCCCGCACGGAGGCAATGAGCGTTTATGAGAGACGGTTCGCGGACCGCGGGCTGATCGCCGGTATCGACGAGGTCGGCCGCGGGCCGCTGGCCGGACCGGTCTGCGCCTGCGCGCTGATTCTTCCGACGGATCACCCGGTTCTCTATCTCAATGATTCGAAAAAACTGACTGCAAAAAAACGGGATGAGCTGTATGATGTACTGAAGCGGGAGGCTGTCTCCATCGGCATCGGATATGAATCGCCCGAGATCATCGATGAAATCAACATTCTTCAGGCGACATATTCCGCGATGAGGAGCGCGCTTGCGGCTCTTTCTCCCGGGCCGGATTTTCTTCTGATTGACGCCGTCTCGATTCCGGGCGTCAGCGTGCCTTCCCGCTCCATCGTACACGGGGACGCACTCAGCGTCTCCATCGCGGCGGCCAGCATCGTGGCCAAAGTATCCCGGGACCGTCTGATGGAGGAATACGACCGCCTCTATCCGGAATACGGTTTCGCCCGGAACAAAGGCTACGGAACAGCCGAGCATATGGCCGCTCTGCGGAAATACGGTCCATGCCCGATCCACAGAAAAAGCTTCATCACACATCTTCTGAACGGATGA